From the genome of Deinococcus betulae:
GACCTCGTTGCCCGAGGGCCTGTGCGGCGACGTGCTGGACATCAGTGACACCGGTGTTCATACCCTACCCGAGACCCTGCAGGTGGGCGAACTGGTAGCGCGCAACCTGCCCATCACCCACCTGCCAGCTGGTGTTCGGGTACAGTTTCGCCTTACGCTGGACGGTTGCACCCGCCTGAGTGAGCTACCAACCGGCCTAATGGTGGGGTCGCTGAGCCTGCAAGACGCGCTGTCACTTGAAGCTCTGCCCGAGGGCCTGGACGTCTGCTTTCTGAATCTCAGCCGCTGCGACGCCCTGCGCGGCTGGCCCCAGCAGGGCCGCGTGCGCTACGGCCACCTGAGCGTGCGCGACTGCCTGAGCCTGCGCGAGTTGCCCGCCTGGCTGACCCAAATTGCCCAGCTGGACGTGTCCGGTTGCCGGGGGATTACGGCGCTGCCCGCCGGGCTGCGGGTCAACGGCTGGCTGGATGTGGCCGGCAGTGGCCTGACTGCCCTGCCCGCCGGTCAGCCCATCCCGCTGCGCTGGCGCGGCGTACGGGTGGACGCGCGCGTGGCCTTTCAGCCAGACACCCTGACCGGCGCCGAGGTGCTGGCCGAGCCGAACACCGAAGTGCGCCGGGTGATGATGGAGCGCATGGGCTACGAGCGTTTTCTGACGGAGGTCGGCGCCGAGGTGCTGGACCGCGACCGCGACGCAGGCGGCGAGCGCACGCTGGTGCGGGTGCCTCTGCCGGACGACGAACCGTTCGTGGCCGTCAGCGTGGCCTGCCCGTCCACTGCGCGCCAATACGTGCTGCGTGTGCCGCCTACCATTCGCACAGCGCACGCGGCCTCGGCGTGGCTGGCTGGCTTTGATGATCCTAGTCAATACCAGCCTGCGATTGAAGCGTGAGGAGTAGAGAGTCAGTCTTTTACGAGTCGGCTCGCCGCCAGCTTGCGAGACCCTCTCAAGTCTCTGCCTGGCAAAGCTGTGCAGCAGCGCCATTGACCACCACACAGAGAGCAGCCTACACGGCATGACGGGGCACTCTACGGCCGGGCAAGACCCCCCTCCGTCAGCTGACCCCACCGTAGGGCCGCGTAATAATTTCCAGCCCATGTCCGGCGGGGTCGGTGAAATACACGCCCCGGCCCCCGTGATGGGTGTTGATCTGGCCCGGCAGCGCGCGCTGCGGGTCGGCCCAGTGGTCAAACCCACCTGACTGAAGGCGCCCATAGATCTGGTCAAAGGTGTCATCCTCGACCAGAAAGGCGTAGTGCTGCATCTGAATCTCAGCGACAGCGGGTTCTGCAAACTGAAGATGAACGCCCTCTTCCAGAGTGACACTGGTAAAGGGGCCCCAGGACACAGGCTCGGGTAAACCGAACACGCAGGCAAAGAAGGACGCCGAGGCCTGCCGGTCTATGGCGGCAATAATCGCGTGATTGAAGCGAATGCTCATGCGAGCAACTCCTGGTGTGTTGGCCCGAGGTCTCAAGCAGCCGGACGCCGGGACGCAGCACCGGCCCTGAGCATACTGCGCGCTGAAGACGTTGAGCCCCCATCTTGCCTTCAGCCAGCGGCGCGCCCACTCCCGCCCACCAACTGCCTCGCCCGCGCCAGATATGCACTCGGGTCCGCCCAGCCCGGTCCCTCTGGAATGCGGGCCAGCAGCCCAGGGCCGTACACGTCTTCGGCGCCCAGCGCGGGCAGATGCACGTAGCCGATGTGGCATTCGCAGCTGGGGCGGCTGCAAGGGCGGGGGCGCAGCAGTTCCGCCACTGGCTGGGCATAGAGGTTGCCCAGGGGCCGCGCGATGAAGTGGCAGCGGCGCACCGTGCCGTCGCCGTCCACACTGATGGCCATTTCGCCGGCGCCACACGGTTGCCCGCGCGTGGGATAACGGCGGGTGTTGACCTCGAACAGGGGGTCGGCGGCGTTCAGGCGGGCAAGATCGCTGGGCGTGTAGTAGCCCGGTCCCACCTTGAAGGCGTTCACCCACAGATACACTTCGGGCCGCAAGGCCGCCCGCAGCGCCTCAATCTCGGCCAACTGGCTGCGGCGCCCCACCACGCCCACGCTGTAGCGCACGCCCAGCGCGTCCAGTTCCGCGCAGCGGGCCAGAAAGCGCTCACGGGGAACCTCGCCGGGGTGATAGGTGGCCCACAGGCCGACCTTGTCCCGCGCCGCGTCCGCGAGCCAGTCCAGCCGCCCACTGAGGTTCGTTTGAATGGCCACCTGGCGCAAGTGGGGCAGGTGACTCAGGGCCGTGATGGCCGCCTGATAACGCCGCCGCACCAGCGCCTCGCCCCAGGGGGTAAACAGCACTGACAGCGGTGAGGTCTGCGCGGCCACCCAGTCCGTAAACCGGGTCAGGGCTGCCGTGTCGGCGCGATGTTCCTCGGCGGTTTCGGTGTGCTTGGCAAAGGGGCAGTAGGGGCAGGCGTAATTGCAGCTGCTGAGCGGCCCCCGGTACAGCACGCTGAGGTGGGAGGGTGAGGCCGAAGCGGTCTCTATGGGGCTGGAGTGCATCACGCCAGCCTCCCGAAGCGAGCCGAGCGAGGAACCAGCGCTGACAGCAGCCGAAGTGGAATGGAGGCGTATCGCCCAGTCCCCCTGGTGCCTCTCAGCTCCACTCGTAGGCCTCGCTCAGCCTCCGCACGGCGGGCGAATAGAGCCAGGGACCAATCGCGTCGGACCGTTCAAACCCGTGATCGGTCAGGGTCAGGCCCTCATCGGTGCGCTCGGCATAGCCCCCTTCGACCAGCTCAGCCAACCCTGGAAAGTCTTGCCCAGCGTCAGTGCCAAACGCGGCTTGGTACGCCGCAAACGACAGACCCTGACGGTGCAGGAGCGATTGCAGCAGATAGCGCCGCCGCTGCTCGTCCGGGGACAAGCGGATGCCGTAGGTGGCGTGGGCAAAGTCGGTGTTCTGGCGCCCCACGTAGTTGTGTAGAATCTCGCGCACGCCGCGTGCCCCCACGGCGTATTCGCTGGAGTAATGCAGCCCGCGCGTGTACGAGCGGGCGCCGCAGCCCAGGCCCACCATGCCGTCCAACTGGCAGGTGTATTCCGGCTCTGGGGCCAGCGGCAGCCCAGCCTTCTGAAAGCGGCGCATGGAGGTCTGCTGATACCCGTGGGCGCGTAGGTAGTCGCGGCCCAGGCGGTACAGTTCCAGCCGCTCGTCGTCCCAGGTGCGGCCCAGGCGGCCGATGCCGGTGAGCGGCCGCACGTACAGCGGGTAGAGAAACAGTTCTTCGGGCGACCAGCGCAGCGCTTCTTGCAGCGAGTACAGCCAGGTCTCCGGCGTCTGGTGGGCCAGACCGTAAATCAGGTCCAGATTGAGTACAGGCAGGCCCGCTGCGCGGATGTTCTCCAGCGCCTCCTGCACCTGCGCCGTCCGCTGAGCACGGCCCACACTGCGCACCTCGGCCTCAATAAAACTCTGAATGCCGATGCTGACCCGGCTCACGCCCCGCTCGGCCAGTACCGCCAGGCGCTCGGGGGTGGCCGTAGCAGGCGAGGTCTCCACGCTGGTGGGCAGCGCCGATGGCTGGGCACCGAAGTTCCCCGCGAGCAGATCGAACACCCGTTCCAGCTCGGGCGCCGACAGGTAAGTGGGCGTGCCCCCACCCAGCGCGATCCGCGAGAACTGCGCATCGTCACCCAGCGCTTCGCGGACCACGCGGGCCTGTCGGGTCACGGCGTCCAGGTAAGCGTCTTCCAGGGCCGGCGGCGCCCCGACCGTCGTGAACAGGTTGCAAAAGCCGCAGCGCATCTCGCAAAACGGCACATGCAGATACAGATAGAGGCTGCGGCGGTCCTCTGCCGCCCAGGCCTCGCGCAGCTCCACTGGCGGGTCCAGGGGCCGGTAAGCCGTCTTGTGCGGGTAGCCGTAGGTATAGGCCTGATAGGGGCCGCCGCGCAGCGCTTCCGGCAGGGGGGCGGGCCGGGTCATGCGGCGCCTGGCAAAACAAATTCAGCGTAGGGCACGGTCCAGACTAGCGGGTGGGCCAGGCGATGACCGTGATAGCCGTCCTCGCCAAAACAGGTGCCGTGGTCGGCACACACGATCATCAGGGTATCTCCTCGGGCGCGCAGGGCCGCCAGCAGGGGGGGCAGCGCCGCGTCTACGCTGCGCAGGGCGGCGCGCTGGGTGGCGGGGCTATCGCGCCGCTCGCCGGGCAGATAGAAGTGGGTGGGCGTATGGGTGGCTGCCATATTCAGCAGCAGGAAGACGCGCCCAGACAGCGCGGCCAGCCGCTGAGTAGCCAAGTCAATTTGCACCCGTGCCGAATCAGGATTCTTCACCCCACTGGCAGGCGACCAGTACGCCTCCTGAAAGAGGGCCGGCAGGGCGCTCCCCAGGGCCGTGCGGCTGTTGAAAAAACCCACGCCACCGACGCAGACCGTATGGTAGCCCCGCGCCGCCAGCGCGGCTGGCAGCGTGGCTTCTTCAAAGGTGAAGGTGCGCCCCGAGGTACTGGCGCTGCCCTCAAACTGCGCGGCAAATAAGCGGGGATGGCGCCCAGGCCGCGCGGGGGTCGGCAGAAATCCGGCCAGAAATGCCTGATGTGCGGCGTAGGTAAAGCTGCCGGGCGTGTGCCGCTGCTCCCACTGCCCACCGGGCAGCAGCGGCGCCAGCGTCGGCAGTTCGCCGGCTGCTAATGCCGCCTGGGCCACGTCGTAGCGCAGGCTGTCCAGGGTCAGCAGGACCACGTCGCAGGCAGGAATCAGGGCGCGGGCGTTCAGCATCGGGCCACCGCCTGCACCGGCTCGGCCGTTTCTTCCAGCGCGCGCAATTGGGCGCCGTAGGTGTCCAGACCATTCACCCGCACGCCCCGGTGATAGTCGCCGAAGGCGTTGACCTCCAGCACCGCCACGCGGCGAAACCCAGGGGTCAGCAGCACGTCCACCCCGCCGTACAGGGCGCCGGGAAAGGCGGCCAGTGCGTGTTCGGCCACCTGGCCAATCTGTGCCCAGCGCGCCGGTCCTACGGCGGCCTTCAGGGCCTCCAGGTCGCCGCGCTCATTGCCCAGATGGAGGTTGGTGATGGGCCCGGCGGCCGAACGCACCAGGGTGTGCTGCGCCCGCCCGCCGATCACCACCATCCGCAAGTCCACCGTGCGCCCCTGGAAACTGGCCTTGGGCAGCCAGCGTTCTACGTGCAGGCGGTGGGGGGCCAAGGCATCCAGCAGGGCGTGGACCTCCGGCCCCCCCTCGTAGCGCACCAGGCGGCGGGAATTGTAGGGCCGCCCGTCCACCAGCCGCACGGTGGTCATGGCCGAGACCCGCGGCCCCTGCCACTGCAGCGCCACTGCCCCGGACGCGCTGGACCCGTAGGTCAGTTTGACGAACACCCGCGACCAGCCGCGCGCCGTGGCGGCGGCTATCAGTTCTTCGGCCGAATGGACTTCCGGAAGGGCCTCGGGCACCGGGACCCCGGCCGCGTGCAGGCGGGCGTGGGTCGCGGCCTTGTCGAACATGGTCAGGATGTGATCCCTTCGCTGCATCCGGCGGTGTGGCGGGGCCTGGGCCAGAGCGGCGTCCACCTCGGCCAGGTAACGGCTGAATCCGGCGTACCAGGCGCGCATGGGCGCCAGCTCGCCGCCGGCCAGGTCGCCGGGGACGCCGCCCCCCAGCCGAATTAACGCTTCCTCGGTGGCGATCTCTTCGCCGGTAGAGTCCAGCCGCACTACGCTGCCGGGCCGCACCAGCGAGGCCAGGTCTACGGCGCCGCGCAGCACGTCCAGCGGCGCCACCACCCGCGCGGGTGGGCGGCCCTGTTCGGCCAGCGACGCCTGAAACGCCCGCACGCGGCGGCTCTCCGGCGGCGCAATCAGCAGCAGGTCGGCCGTCATTCGCCCAGAGCCACAAACCGCCAGTCGTCGTCGGGATCTCCGGCCTCGTCGGCGTCCACCTGGGGGCCCAACGCTTCCAGGCGCGCCACGGTGTCCGGCGTACAGAAATGATGCCGAATGACAAGGTGCGGCAACCGCGCGACCCGTTCGCTGCCCAGGAGAGCGGCGGCGCCCTCATCCGACAGGGTGCCGAGCGAGAGGTCCAGGGTATCCAGACCGTCCAGCACCGGAGCGCCGGCCAGCACCTGCGCGAGTTGGTCCTGAAATTCACTGTTTTTCAGCCCCAGATAGCGCAGGTGCGGCAAGAGGGTGCCGCCCAGTAATGGGCTCAGGTCATCGGCGCTGCCGGTGGCGCCGTAATTGACGGCCCCGAAATACAGTTCCAGGTGGTGCAGCGCGGGCAGCCGCGCGCCCATTACCTCACGGATGACCTCGCCCGGTAAGCCCCCAGACTGCAGAATGAGCAGTTGCAACTCGGGCAAGTCCAGCTGGCCGAGGCTGAGGTTGTTGCCACCGCGCACTCCCAGGTGCGTCAGGCCCTGATAGGCCGCCAGCAGCGGCGAGAGGTCGCCCTGCTCAATCCACGAAATCTCGTTCTCCTCGGCGGTAATGTCACCGAAGAACAGCACGCGCAGCGCAGGCAGACGGTCGCGCGCCGTGACCAGCGCCTCCACGACTGCGGTGGGCGGCTCGTTGTTGCCCTGACCGTCCCACCAACCGACCACCAGCCCTGGGGTCGCCTCCACGCCCGGCAGGGTCAGGAAGATGCGGAAGCGTTCGGGCCAGGAGTCCTCATCGTCCCAGTCCAGAGCGATGCGGGCCACCGAGGTCGCCGGGTCGGGCAGCGGGTCGCCCGGCACCCAGGAGACCACGTCAAAGTCACCAAAGCGGGTCAGGTGATCGTAAATCGCCACAGTTATTCTCCCAGCGCCACGTAGCGCCAGTCATCCTCTGCGTCCTGCGGGTCCGAGACATCCAGTTCCACGCCCTGCTGCTCGGCCCAGGCGATCAGCTGGTCCCGCACCTCATCGGACAGCCAGTTGAAAGCCAGGTCCAGCTTTTTCAGGTGGCCCAGCGCGGGATTGTCCAGCAGGGCGCGGCCGCCCTCGTCGGTCAGCACGCCCATCGAGAGGTCCAGCACCTCCAGCCGCTGCGTGACCGGCGCCGCCACCAGCAACTGAGCAATCTGGTCCTGATGGTCGCTGTTTTTCAGCCCCAGATAGGTCAGCCGGGAAAACCGGGTGCCGTCCAGAATGGGGGTCAGGTCGTCGGCGCTGTTCGTCGCGCCGTAGTCCTCGGTGCCCAGATACAGCTCCAGGTGACGCAGCGCTGGCAGGTCGGCGGTCATCACCTGCCGCACCAGTTCGGCGCTCAAGCCACCCGCCTCTACTGTTAGGGTGTCCAGCGCAGACAGAGAGAGGGCGGGCAATTCCAGATTATTGCCGCCCCGGATGCCCAGGTGGGTCAGGCCCGGAAACGCCATGACCAGCGGCGAGAGGTCCGTATTGTTAATCCACGACACCTCGTGTTCCTCGGCCGAGATGTCGTTGAGGTACAGCACCCGCAGCTCTGGAAAACGGGGCGCGGCGGCCCGCAGCGCCTTGACCCAGACCTCATTCGGGTCCTCATCTATCAGGGTGTCCACGCCCCAGTACCCGACCACCAGGCCCTGAATCTGCTCTACGCCAGGCTGCGCCAGGAAGGCGGCCAGCAACTCTGACCAGGCGTGCTCGCCGTCAAAGTCGGTGCTGATGCGGTGGATCACGCGCTGTGGGTCGCCCAGGGCGTCCCCTGGCTGCCACTGCACGATGTCGTAGCCGGCAAAGCTTTCGAGGTTGCCATACGAGGAGGCCATGCCCCGTAGCTTATACGTCTGCTGGTGGGGCTGCCTCTGGACCTGACCCCAGTTGATAGAGGGCGAGACCAGTAAGCTTCGCCCCTTGCTGAACCCTACTTCTCTAGCGGTTCAGATACAGCTGAAAGTCGTAGATTTCCTGGGCCTGGGCGCGCACGATGTCACGGGCCAGTTTCAGAACGGCGGGCGAGCGCGAGGTGGTCAGGGCGCCGGTGGCCATCGTCACGGCGCTGGCGTGATGGCCCACCATGCCCTGCACGAACACGCGGTCGCGGCTGACACCCGCAGCAGCTTTCAGGCGGCCCAGCATAGACGCCATCTCGGCGGTCATGCGGGCAGCGGCAGCCGTGTCGCGGCCTCCAGCCAGCAGCGTGTTCATCTGACGAATCTCCCGCTCCTGGGCTTTAAGAATAGTCTGCGCCCAGCCTTTGACTTGGGCGTTCTTGGTGGTCGCCAGCACCAGCTTGCTCATCTGGACGGCCGCAACGTGGTGGGCCACCATGCCGCTCAGGAAGGTGCGGTCGGAGCTGGGAGCCGTCATAGCGCCGTGGGCACTATGGTCGGTCTGGGCCAGGGCACTACCACACAGCAGCAGGGCTAGCATCGGGCGAATCGGGATAGTCATAGGGTCTCCTGGGGACGAGGTTGGGTGAGGACAGGGACGGCCGCGGCTGGCTGGGGCCGCAGGGCCGGCTGTACACGGCGCAGGCGCAGGGCGTTGCTGAGCACGAAGACACTGCTCAGGCCCATCGCAGCGGCGGCCAGCACTGGGCTAAGCTGCCAGCCGAAGACGGGAGACAGCGCCCCGGCCGCCACCGGAATGAGCAAGACGTTGTAGGCAAAGGCCCAGAACAGTCCCAGGCGGATGTTGCGCAGGGTCGCGCGGCTGAGGGTGACGGCCGCCGGCACGCCGCGCAGGTCGCCGCCCATCAAAATTATGTCGGCGGTCTCGACAGCCACATCGGTGCCGGTGCCGATGGCCACACCGACATCCGCCTGGGCCAGCGCGGGGGCGTCATTGATGCCGTCGCCCACAAAGACCACGCGGCGCCCGCCCGCCTGCAAAGCCTGCACCACCGTCTGCTTTTCACCTGGCAGGACCTCGGCGCGCACCTGGGCAATCCCCAGTTGCCGGGCCACCGCCTGCGCGGCGCCTTCATGATCGCCCGTGACCATCACGACCTCCAGCCCCTGGGCCTGCAGGGCGCGCACGGCCTCGGCGCTGCCGGGCTTGAGGGGGTCAGCTACACCCAGCAGCCCACGGAGCTGACCGTCCACAGCGGCGTAGACGGGAGTGCGGCCCAGCTCGGCCAGGCGCAGAGCCGCCTCGGCCAGCGGCTCTGCGTCCACGCCAGCCTGTGCCATCAGCCGCGCGTTGCCCACCTGAACCTGTTGCCCTGCCACGCGCGCGTCCAGGCCAAAACCAGGGCGGGCCTGGACTCCCTCGGCCAGGGGCAGCGTCAGGCCACGGTCCTGCGCCGCCGCCACGATGGCGCGGGCCAGCGGGTGTTCACTGGCCGTTTCGGCAGCGGCCACCAGGGCCAGCAGGGCCTGCTCGTCCACGCCATCCACTGTCAGCAGGTCGGTCAGGTGAGGACGCCCCAAGGTGATGGTGCCGG
Proteins encoded in this window:
- a CDS encoding VOC family protein, with translation MSIRFNHAIIAAIDRQASASFFACVFGLPEPVSWGPFTSVTLEEGVHLQFAEPAVAEIQMQHYAFLVEDDTFDQIYGRLQSGGFDHWADPQRALPGQINTHHGGRGVYFTDPAGHGLEIITRPYGGVS
- a CDS encoding STM4014 family protein, whose translation is MTADLLLIAPPESRRVRAFQASLAEQGRPPARVVAPLDVLRGAVDLASLVRPGSVVRLDSTGEEIATEEALIRLGGGVPGDLAGGELAPMRAWYAGFSRYLAEVDAALAQAPPHRRMQRRDHILTMFDKAATHARLHAAGVPVPEALPEVHSAEELIAAATARGWSRVFVKLTYGSSASGAVALQWQGPRVSAMTTVRLVDGRPYNSRRLVRYEGGPEVHALLDALAPHRLHVERWLPKASFQGRTVDLRMVVIGGRAQHTLVRSAAGPITNLHLGNERGDLEALKAAVGPARWAQIGQVAEHALAAFPGALYGGVDVLLTPGFRRVAVLEVNAFGDYHRGVRVNGLDTYGAQLRALEETAEPVQAVARC
- a CDS encoding STM4015 family protein, producing the protein MASSYGNLESFAGYDIVQWQPGDALGDPQRVIHRISTDFDGEHAWSELLAAFLAQPGVEQIQGLVVGYWGVDTLIDEDPNEVWVKALRAAAPRFPELRVLYLNDISAEEHEVSWINNTDLSPLVMAFPGLTHLGIRGGNNLELPALSLSALDTLTVEAGGLSAELVRQVMTADLPALRHLELYLGTEDYGATNSADDLTPILDGTRFSRLTYLGLKNSDHQDQIAQLLVAAPVTQRLEVLDLSMGVLTDEGGRALLDNPALGHLKKLDLAFNWLSDEVRDQLIAWAEQQGVELDVSDPQDAEDDWRYVALGE
- a CDS encoding DUF6745 domain-containing protein; translation: MTATVSAAEARTRVLRGEVTGGLHFRGKLDLSGEKTLTSLPEGLCGDVLDISDTGVHTLPETLQVGELVARNLPITHLPAGVRVQFRLTLDGCTRLSELPTGLMVGSLSLQDALSLEALPEGLDVCFLNLSRCDALRGWPQQGRVRYGHLSVRDCLSLRELPAWLTQIAQLDVSGCRGITALPAGLRVNGWLDVAGSGLTALPAGQPIPLRWRGVRVDARVAFQPDTLTGAEVLAEPNTEVRRVMMERMGYERFLTEVGAEVLDRDRDAGGERTLVRVPLPDDEPFVAVSVACPSTARQYVLRVPPTIRTAHAASAWLAGFDDPSQYQPAIEA
- a CDS encoding STM4015 family protein produces the protein MAIYDHLTRFGDFDVVSWVPGDPLPDPATSVARIALDWDDEDSWPERFRIFLTLPGVEATPGLVVGWWDGQGNNEPPTAVVEALVTARDRLPALRVLFFGDITAEENEISWIEQGDLSPLLAAYQGLTHLGVRGGNNLSLGQLDLPELQLLILQSGGLPGEVIREVMGARLPALHHLELYFGAVNYGATGSADDLSPLLGGTLLPHLRYLGLKNSEFQDQLAQVLAGAPVLDGLDTLDLSLGTLSDEGAAALLGSERVARLPHLVIRHHFCTPDTVARLEALGPQVDADEAGDPDDDWRFVALGE
- a CDS encoding STM4013/SEN3800 family hydrolase → MLNARALIPACDVVLLTLDSLRYDVAQAALAAGELPTLAPLLPGGQWEQRHTPGSFTYAAHQAFLAGFLPTPARPGRHPRLFAAQFEGSASTSGRTFTFEEATLPAALAARGYHTVCVGGVGFFNSRTALGSALPALFQEAYWSPASGVKNPDSARVQIDLATQRLAALSGRVFLLLNMAATHTPTHFYLPGERRDSPATQRAALRSVDAALPPLLAALRARGDTLMIVCADHGTCFGEDGYHGHRLAHPLVWTVPYAEFVLPGAA
- a CDS encoding STM4012 family radical SAM protein; translation: MTRPAPLPEALRGGPYQAYTYGYPHKTAYRPLDPPVELREAWAAEDRRSLYLYLHVPFCEMRCGFCNLFTTVGAPPALEDAYLDAVTRQARVVREALGDDAQFSRIALGGGTPTYLSAPELERVFDLLAGNFGAQPSALPTSVETSPATATPERLAVLAERGVSRVSIGIQSFIEAEVRSVGRAQRTAQVQEALENIRAAGLPVLNLDLIYGLAHQTPETWLYSLQEALRWSPEELFLYPLYVRPLTGIGRLGRTWDDERLELYRLGRDYLRAHGYQQTSMRRFQKAGLPLAPEPEYTCQLDGMVGLGCGARSYTRGLHYSSEYAVGARGVREILHNYVGRQNTDFAHATYGIRLSPDEQRRRYLLQSLLHRQGLSFAAYQAAFGTDAGQDFPGLAELVEGGYAERTDEGLTLTDHGFERSDAIGPWLYSPAVRRLSEAYEWS
- a CDS encoding STM4011 family radical SAM protein — encoded protein: MHSSPIETASASPSHLSVLYRGPLSSCNYACPYCPFAKHTETAEEHRADTAALTRFTDWVAAQTSPLSVLFTPWGEALVRRRYQAAITALSHLPHLRQVAIQTNLSGRLDWLADAARDKVGLWATYHPGEVPRERFLARCAELDALGVRYSVGVVGRRSQLAEIEALRAALRPEVYLWVNAFKVGPGYYTPSDLARLNAADPLFEVNTRRYPTRGQPCGAGEMAISVDGDGTVRRCHFIARPLGNLYAQPVAELLRPRPCSRPSCECHIGYVHLPALGAEDVYGPGLLARIPEGPGWADPSAYLARARQLVGGSGRAAG
- a CDS encoding DUF305 domain-containing protein translates to MTIPIRPMLALLLCGSALAQTDHSAHGAMTAPSSDRTFLSGMVAHHVAAVQMSKLVLATTKNAQVKGWAQTILKAQEREIRQMNTLLAGGRDTAAAARMTAEMASMLGRLKAAAGVSRDRVFVQGMVGHHASAVTMATGALTTSRSPAVLKLARDIVRAQAQEIYDFQLYLNR